A window of Gossypium hirsutum isolate 1008001.06 chromosome D13, Gossypium_hirsutum_v2.1, whole genome shotgun sequence genomic DNA:
TCATTATCATATCTGAATCTAACTTCGGATGATCCCGTGAAACACTTGCAACCCCACAAAGTACGTTAACTTAAGTGGAACTGTACCTAAAAccctaattaataaaatcataaaaatccaATGATATTATACTAGAGGCAACACATGTATGCGGACCGGTGAACTTTTTTATCGTCCATAACCTCGTCTTCTTCTTAAAAGGAGCCATGATTTTCCATGCGCACCTATCGTCTCGCATTACACACTTGGCCTCAAACTTTTcaaatttggatttaaccacgttaAAGTTAACCTCGTTCTTAATGCTGTATAAATCATTTTTATTGGAAAACTCTCTACCCACTTCCAATCACCCGAATCCAACAAAGGATTTGTATGGCCAGGCCTCCTGTGTAATAGTTCTGCAAAATCTAACCTACCCTCTGTcaatagatcgacattatgcatgtgggttgGAGGAGAGTACGTCATGAATCGTGAATCTTCTTATTCATCATCTTCATCCCCTTCATCATCTTCTAGTTTAGTTGGAACAGGCTCTGGTTCAGAAGTGTTCAAAAAATAATGCAACTTTTGAACCGTCAGCACTGGGCTCCCGGCGTGGATCCACATCAGATTTATTGCCATCTTTATTCTCGGACCCACCAACATTTTCCATGTTAGAGGTCCCCTCATCGGTGGACGtcatagggagtacatcatcccttctcgTGTACATGTCAGAATGTCTAAAATTACATGTCGATTGCGAACTACTAAAAGTTGTTTCCATTCCTCAGTAAGTATTTCCACTATTGAACATCAACCCACCGAGGTTCATGTCTCATCCACTAACTAAGTGTCGTGCAGGGGTTGTATACTCAGTTCTACCACCAAAACCTGATAGTTCAGTGTTCTGCCTCCCACGATTGAAAACTAAGGTTGAGGCGGATGAGTGTCTTCCCATTGATGATTCTGGGATATCATAATAGGAACTTTCTAACAAAGAGGTTGCACTATCGACATTTTCAACCATTCTCGCCTCTCAAATAGGAAAAGATGTTAAAACCGCAAGTCTTTCATATGGCCTTGAAAATTCTACATATAACTCAAGCCACAAGCACCTTTGATCTCGAATGCGTCATATCTCACTAGGTCGACCGAAGCACAAAATCGGTACTTAATAGACAATACTCTCATTGTCGTAGTTCCGAAATTTTTTGCCTAATTCTTTTCCAAAGTTCTGGCAattctatgttctggttaaaagcTAGTTGCATTGTGTTCTCTGATAAAAAAATCATGTCGTTCTCGGTGTCACGGATCTCATCGTAGTAAATAATAGCACTAATTCGTCCACTCATTTTTAACCAAATTATCTGTTGAAAGAagttcaaaacaaaaacattatgcAAAAAATATAATGCTTCAAATAAATATTAACACAAAAAATCAATACTTATGCTTACTTTTTTTACAAATAGTATCGTTGCTCTAACTTATACCTTCCTTACGAATTTCTATTCTTCTGAACTTCTTCAATTTCTCTTACTCTAACTTATGCCACCAGAGGCTGAAATATGGGTCATTTATAGCCTAAGGGATAACATCCAActcttttttttgtaaaaatgccTCGAATAATGGGGATTGAAATTTGTAGAGAAAAAACGCTCTAAGTAGGATACACTATCAGCAGCAGTACAGAAAAGGGCATCCAACTGGAAGGTTTTTAATCcttttgctgacaatgcatcTTGCTTGGAGCATTTTTTTCCTCTACAAACCTCAACCCTTACTATTAAGGGCATTTTTCAGAAACGTTTCAAATATCTTGGGAATCCCGAGATATTTTTTCAGAACCCATcttgtcaaaattattttttcaaaactcATCTCGTCAAACTTATTTTTTCAgaatccctaaaccctaatttatgaaCACTAAAAAACCTAACAATAAAACCCTAAACAAACCCAAACCCTACTAAGAATCATTtttcctaaaaccctaaaacactatttaataaacatttaaaaattaaataaaataataaaatcctaattcaattaaccctaaaccctaatttaataaactataaaacctaattaaacaattaaagctctaaaaatagagaaaaaattagCGTGTTGATCTAGACGTATTTTACTGGTTAGGGGTAAAAAAGTATTGAGCTGGACGCACTTTTCTGATTTTCCATTAAAAACGGCACCAgaccatttttatatttttaacccATTTCTGTAATTTTCAACAAAAGTAACCCATTTccgtaatttttaaaaaagtggATCTTTTCCGGTATATCACCCATTACTCGCACTTCACCAAGCCCCACGACAATCCCACGCGCCATTTCAGAAAAAGCCGCGAGTAggcttaaatttaacaaaatctaaaaaactttatttattttgaaaaaaatcagatttttatttaaaacaaacaaaaaagaaaaagaaaattgagatttgTTTTTCAGTCAATGGATGAAAGGCAGTGGCCACCATCTTTGGCAATAAATAGGCTCAAACTCTTCCACCTTCAGAAATCGTGCCGATTCTTCCTCTCTGCCGTtccctccctttttttttctctaatttagTTCTCTCTCCGTTTTCATCTCCGTTCACTACGGTATAGTTCGGTTTGTCTCCTCCTCTCATTTCTCTCCTTCACTCATTAGTACTGTTTGCCTTGATTCAAACTCTTCTCTCATGTCCTTTTTCTACAACCCTATTGATGTTTGCTGTTTGAATCTTCTTTAAAACGATTTGAAATTCTCTCAAAAGTTCTTAAACATTGTCTTTTTTTGTCTGAAGTTCAATttttatctcttttcttttttcattaagATATACGGGTAAGTGTCTGCATTTGTACTTTTCCTGGTGATATTCTGTCTGGGTTTTCATTAAATGTTATTTGAACCTCTCATTGTTTAACATAGTTTATTCAATAACATTACAAAATCCATACTTTTTTATTGAGATTTATTCGTAAGTGTTAGATTTTAAACTGTACCAGTTGATTTTCTTTCTGGGTTCTCGAAGCAAAAGTGTAGTAGAAACTGTAACCATTGATCAGCGCATTTGTTTATTTATAcaacttttttttcatttgattttctttttcggtATTTATTACtagaatttgatttttaatttgggtttttggaATTATTAAAGAATCCTAGTTTTCTTAGTCAgatctatttgatattattagcATTTGATCAAGTATTTTggcttatctttttattttattttgtctttatgaAATCAATTGAATAGATCCAAGCCTTCTAGATTTTGGTATTTATAGTCTTAGTGTATAATCATTGGTTTCGGGCATGGTGTTATCTATTAGGCTCTCAAGTGATTTAGTAATCTAGAAGTTTTAATCTCAGTCCATGCTGAATTGCATGTGTAATGGATCTTAGCTTTGATTCCATTTATTTCCAGTTTAGGATTATAGGACGTTTAAAGTTGTCTTTTATATATGATTTGGTATCATAAAGCTTATCTTGTCTGTTCTTTTATTTGGTTTAGAAAATGGCTTCCCACATTGTTGGATATCCCCGTATGGGGCCCAAGAGAGAGCTTAAATTTACTTTGGAATCTTTCTGGGATAAGAAGAGCAGTGCTGAGGATTTGAAAAAAGTTGCAGCTGATCTCAGGTCATCCATCTGGAAACAGATGTCTGGTGCTGGGATCAAGTACATCCCCAGCAACACTTTCTCTTACTACGACCAGGTTCTTGATACTACATCCATGCTCGGAGCTGTTCCACCTAGATATAACTGGACTGGTGGTGAGATCGGATATGACACTTACTTCTCCATGGCTAGAGGAAATGCCTCTGTGCCTGCCATGGAAATGACCAAGTGGTTCGACACCAACTAGTAAGTTGCCATTGTCAATTGTACTTTGTTAGTTTTGTTCTTTGTGCTGAGTTTTCTCATACTaatgctttctttttctttttcttttttttttgtgtgtgtgtgttgtgCAATATATTGTTTCAGTCACTTCATTGTTCCTGAACTCGGACCTGATGTTAAATTCTCTTATGCTTCTCACAAGGCAGTGGATGAGTTCAAGGAAGCTAAGGCGGTATGTTCTTGGGTCTAGTTTATTAACATAGTAGGTATTTATATGCATTGTGATGGAAATAGGAGGATTTATAAGTTATTCTGACTTCACGAAAATGCATGATGGTctgaatttgagatagcttcaAGGCCTTAGACAATTGATAAATGTCTTTTAGCATACTTTCTTCTATGCAATGGCTTAGAACATATGGTTGGCTGGCTCAGGGTTCTGGGAATGGTTTCATGTTTGTCAATATGGTGTTTGAGATTTGTATAATAGTTTGTAGCTCTCTAGTATTGTATTTTTATACGATCCATTTTTTGAGAATTCCCTGAGTGAGACTTGAAGTATTAATTGGACCAACTTGATTATCGTGCCCCACTTGTATCCTGTGTTCCATACTTCTTATTTGATGTTTTTTGTCTTATTATGAAACTTGGATGCTGATTGTCTGTCCCCACATGCAGCTCGGAGTTGACACCGTCCCAGTCCTTATTGGCCCTGTCTCATATTTGTTGCTGtcaaaacccgcaaagggtgtcGAGAAGaccttttctcttctttctctccTCCCCAAAATCATCCCTATCTACAAGTAAGAGTTGGTTCTccttttgtctttgagttttcaCGAATTTAACTGCTCTAATTTGCTATTATGACACTGAATATCTCTTCAGGGAAGTTATATCCGAGCTTAAGGCAGCTGGTGCTTCCTGGATTCAGTTTGATGAACCCACCCTTGTCTTGGATCTTGACTCTCAACAATTGCAAGCATTCACTGCTGCATATGCTGATCTGGAATCGACTCTTTCTGGCTTGAATGTTCTGATCGAAACTTACTTCGCTGATCTTACTCCTGAGGCATACAAGACCCTCATTGGATTGAAGGGTGTTACTGCTTATGGTTTGGATTTGGTTCGTGGAACACAAACCACTGATTTGGTCAAGAAGGACTTCCCTAAAGGCAAATACCTCTTTGCTGGAGTTGTTGACGGAAGGAACATTTGGGCCAATGATCTTGCTTCTTCCCTTAGCACCTTGCAGGCGCTTGAGGCTGTTGTCGGCAAAGGTATTCTATTTTCTTTTGCCTTTTATGGCCTGTAATTTCATGGTGAGAATTACAGTTTTGTTATTTACTGATATCTGTGAATTAATTTCCCAATGTGCAGACAAGCTCGTGGTGTCCACCTCATGCTCGCTTCTCCACACTGCTGTCGATTTAGTAAATGAAACTAAGCTCGATGATGAAATCAAATCCTGGCTTGCATTTGCCGCGCAGAAAGTTGTTGAAGTTAATGCCCTTGCAAAGGCATTGGCTGGTCAGAAAGATGAGGTATATCTCCTTAATTTGCTAGTTTTCTAAGAACGAGGATACATCTCCGGTCAGGCCTTAAGCCATTGGACTTggtcttttgtttttttgttgtttgCTGCTTTCTCGAGATCCAGATAACACCATGTCAGTCATAAGTTATGCATCTATTTTTAGGCCTTCTTCTCTTCTAATGCTGCTGCTCAAGCCTCAAGGAAGTCCTCCCCAAGAGTCACCAATGCGGCTGTTCAAAAGGCTGTAAGTGTTTTGATAAAACTGAAAATTCCTGTCTTTTGAGTGATTGCTCTGTGGTAATATATTTTTCCCGTGAAAATTCTTTCTTTGGTTATTGTGTTTTACCGTGCTTGCATTTCCAGGCTGACGCTTTGAAGGGCTCTGACCACCGTCGTGCAACAAACGTTAGTGCTAGACTTGATGCGCAGCAGAAAAAGCTTAACCTACCAATCCTACCTACCACGACCATTGGATCCTTCCCTCAAACGGTTGAACTCAGGAGAGTTCGTCGTGAATTCAAGGCTAACAAGTGAGTTAATCCGGAAAATTTCCCTAACATCATtcatataaaatgaaaatttgaccaTTCTTTTAACTAGTGCTCTCTTATTCCCTTCAGGATCTCAGAGGACGATTACGTTAAAGCCATTAAGGAGGAAATTAAGAAGGTTGTCAACCTTCAGGAAGAACTCGACATTGATGTCCTGGTTCATGGAGAGCCTGAGGCAAGTATTTTGCAAGTAAACGGgagatatattttatgtttatatatgggCAAAGTGTCCTAACTTCTGACATTGTGCAGAGAAACGATATGGTCGAGTACTTTGGTGAGCAGTTGTCTGGTTTTGCTTTCACTGTTAATGGGTGGGTGCAATCTTATGGTTCTCGCTGTGTCAAGCCACCGATCATCTATGGAGATGTTAGCCGCCCCAAGGCAATGACTGTTTTCTGGTCATCTACTGCCCAAAGCATGACTAAACGCCCAATGAAGGGAATGCTTACCGGTCCTGTTACCATCCTCAACTGGTCCTTTGTCAGAAACGATCAGCCCAGGTATGCATGACACTAGGAAGCCAATACATGAAAAATGATGAGAAGTATTGCATTTCTACCGGCATTTGTTTTACTTTGCAATGTGATTATTGTTTGACTATGATTGCCAATTTTTCAGATTCGAAACTTGCTACCAGATTGCCTTGGCCATCAAGGATGAAGTTGAGGATCTTGAGAAGGCTGGTATCAATGTTATCCAAATTGATGAGGCTGCTTTGAGAGAGGGGTTGCCGCTTAGAAAGTCCGAGCACGCCTTCTACTTGAAATGGGCTGTCCACTCCTTTAGGATCACCAACTGTGGTGTCAAGGATACCACCCAGGTTCATGTCTAAATCACTCTTTTTCATTTATCAAAACTTCCATATTCACGTTCTCTCTCTGTGATAGCTGAATTCTCAAAAACATCTGACAGATCCACACCCACATGTGCTACTCCAACTTCAACGATATCATCCACTCAATTATCGACATGGATGCGGATGTCATTACCATTGAGAACTCGCGTTCAGATGAGAAGCTACTGTCAGTATTCCGTGAAGGAGTGAAGTATGGTGCTGGAATTGGCCCTGGTGTGTATGATATCCACTCCCCGAGAATACCATCAACTGAAGAGATTGCTGACAGAATTAACAAGATGCTGGCGGTGTTGGAGACCAACATCCTGTGGGTTAACCCTGACTGCGGGCTGAAAACTCGCAAGTACGAGGAGGTGAAACCGGCACTGAACAATATGGTTGCTGCTGCCAAGCAGCTCCGCACCAAACTTGCCAGTGCCAAGTGAGAGCCATCCAAGAAAGGGAAAAGACGTTATATCTAGTAATCAATATCAATAACTGTGGTTTGCTGATGACATATTATTGGTCAGGCGCCCTCTGAACCCAATTCATTCCCACCTTTTCTCTTTGGAAAATCTTTTAGTTTTTCTTGCATAGTTTAGATATTTTAGAGATTGGGTTACTCGGGGTTGGGTTATTTGTTCGGCCTGTCTTAGGTTttggatttattattttaataatagaatCATATTTTTTACTTACttttgattttaaagaataaaaatatcaatataaaaaatgACACCATTATATTATTTTGTGGAATAATTGTCATGAATTCGGTTTACTttgtattaattaattcaatcagTTAATGTGGATATTAGGAAAAGAAAGGATATTAggtatgttt
This region includes:
- the LOC107903852 gene encoding 5-methyltetrahydropteroyltriglutamate--homocysteine methyltransferase gives rise to the protein MASHIVGYPRMGPKRELKFTLESFWDKKSSAEDLKKVAADLRSSIWKQMSGAGIKYIPSNTFSYYDQVLDTTSMLGAVPPRYNWTGGEIGYDTYFSMARGNASVPAMEMTKWFDTNYHFIVPELGPDVKFSYASHKAVDEFKEAKALGVDTVPVLIGPVSYLLLSKPAKGVEKTFSLLSLLPKIIPIYKEVISELKAAGASWIQFDEPTLVLDLDSQQLQAFTAAYADLESTLSGLNVLIETYFADLTPEAYKTLIGLKGVTAYGLDLVRGTQTTDLVKKDFPKGKYLFAGVVDGRNIWANDLASSLSTLQALEAVVGKDKLVVSTSCSLLHTAVDLVNETKLDDEIKSWLAFAAQKVVEVNALAKALAGQKDEAFFSSNAAAQASRKSSPRVTNAAVQKAADALKGSDHRRATNVSARLDAQQKKLNLPILPTTTIGSFPQTVELRRVRREFKANKISEDDYVKAIKEEIKKVVNLQEELDIDVLVHGEPERNDMVEYFGEQLSGFAFTVNGWVQSYGSRCVKPPIIYGDVSRPKAMTVFWSSTAQSMTKRPMKGMLTGPVTILNWSFVRNDQPRFETCYQIALAIKDEVEDLEKAGINVIQIDEAALREGLPLRKSEHAFYLKWAVHSFRITNCGVKDTTQIHTHMCYSNFNDIIHSIIDMDADVITIENSRSDEKLLSVFREGVKYGAGIGPGVYDIHSPRIPSTEEIADRINKMLAVLETNILWVNPDCGLKTRKYEEVKPALNNMVAAAKQLRTKLASAK